In one Solanum lycopersicum chromosome 11, SLM_r2.1 genomic region, the following are encoded:
- the LOC138339230 gene encoding adenylate isopentenyltransferase 3, chloroplastic-like, translated as MGATGTGKSSLSVDVSTHFGGEIINSDKMQVYKGLEIVTKKITHAKKQGLRHYLLGKIELDADFTAENFCLQAVVYIEKLLKTQRVSIIVGASNSYIEKLVEDPVFMFKYKYDCCFIWINVEQSVLNRGVDMRIDQMVKEWLVDEVRQIFIPDADYTKGI; from the exons ATGGGGGCCACAGGAACGGGAAAATCCAGTCTCTCAGTTGATGTTTCCACCCATTTTGGAGGAGAAATAATCAACTCGGATAAAATGCAAGTTTACAAGGGACTTGAAATTGTTACAAAAAAGATCACACACGCTAAGAAACAAGGTCTACGACActatttgttag GTAAAATTGAACTAGATGCAGACTTCACAGCTGAAAATTTTTGTTTGCAAGCTGTCGTCTATATAGAAAAATTACTGAAGACTCAACGTGTTTCAATTATTGTTGGAGCGTCAAATTCGTATATTGAAAAACTAGTGGAAGATCCTGtgttcatgttcaaatataagtatgatTGTTGCTTTATTTGGATTAATGTTGAGCAATCAGTCTTGAACCGTGGAGTTGACATGAGGATTGATCAAATGGTCAAAGAAT GGCTAGTGGATGAGGTGCGACAGATTTTCATTCCAGATGCAGATTACACCAAAGGAATCTGA